The Neobacillus sp. OS1-2 genome includes a window with the following:
- a CDS encoding DUF2179 domain-containing protein: protein MMVAIILIINIVYVSFFTIRMILTLKGQRYLAASLSMIEVVIYVLGLGLVLNNLNEIQNLIAYAVGYGIGVIVGMKIEEKLALGYITVNVITKEYDKNLPRILREKGYGVTNWEANGLEGDRMALQILTPRKFELKLYEAIKSLDPKAFIITYEPKSIHGGFWVKSVKRGKLFS, encoded by the coding sequence ATGATGGTCGCGATTATCCTAATTATTAATATTGTTTATGTTTCTTTTTTTACCATAAGGATGATCTTGACGCTGAAGGGGCAGCGTTATTTAGCTGCATCGCTCAGTATGATAGAAGTGGTCATTTATGTACTTGGGCTCGGCCTTGTCTTAAATAATCTTAATGAAATTCAAAATCTCATTGCGTATGCGGTTGGTTATGGTATTGGTGTGATTGTTGGGATGAAAATTGAGGAAAAGCTGGCGTTAGGCTATATTACGGTGAATGTAATTACGAAGGAGTATGATAAAAATCTGCCTAGAATATTAAGAGAAAAGGGATATGGCGTAACCAATTGGGAGGCAAATGGACTCGAGGGCGACCGAATGGCGCTGCAAATCCTTACGCCAAGGAAATTTGAATTAAAGCTATATGAAGCGATAAAAAGTTTAGACCCAAAAGCGTTTATCATTACATATGAGCCCAAGTCGATTCATGGAGGCTTCTGGGTGAAATCGGTGAAAAGAGGGAAGCTATTTTCATGA
- the purE gene encoding 5-(carboxyamino)imidazole ribonucleotide mutase: MGTLVGVIMGSKSDWDTMKPACEILEQFEIPYEKKVVSAHRTPDLMFTYAENARKRGLKVIIAGAGGAAHLPGMVAAKTTLPVIGVPVQSKALNGLDSLLSIVQMPGGVPVATVAIGKAGAMNAGLLAAQILATEDARLANQLDARRETIKLEVLESSDQLG, translated from the coding sequence ATGGGAACTCTTGTCGGAGTGATCATGGGAAGCAAGTCAGATTGGGATACGATGAAGCCTGCATGCGAGATTTTAGAACAATTTGAAATTCCTTATGAAAAAAAGGTTGTTTCTGCCCATCGCACACCTGATTTGATGTTTACATATGCAGAAAATGCTAGAAAAAGAGGATTAAAGGTGATCATCGCAGGTGCAGGCGGTGCGGCCCATCTCCCTGGCATGGTCGCAGCAAAAACGACATTGCCGGTCATCGGTGTACCTGTTCAATCAAAAGCGTTAAATGGTTTGGACTCCTTGCTGTCGATTGTGCAAATGCCAGGCGGTGTGCCCGTTGCAACGGTGGCGATTGGGAAAGCGGGAGCCATGAATGCAGGCTTGCTGGCTGCACAAATTTTAGCCACAGAAGATGCAAGACTCGCCAATCAATTAGATGCTAGAAGAGAAACTATTAAACTAGAGGTTCTAGAAAGTAGTGATCAACTTGGATAA
- a CDS encoding translocation protein TolB: MKKIVLLTILLVSVIIPFHSITYADNRHDTLKAAFIRGDNLWMKSGNVERKLTHEGFIRYPKWSHDGEWVAYLKEQRKMDGSIDNGELFLYNIPLNKHIKVTSNVTSNFQWSPQQNKLTFLKKSDLFVVNTADPAKPFLINHLADKVENFSWYPNGKELLISTKESPTLHTDIQLSKLSLGMDRQKPIVKPVFTIQVGAKDYYVSTSQFKWSHDRKWISFLLNPTASLSADSNTLCVLSVDGQVFQRIDEMLNHEEWLQWAPNRNALGYISGFGREVLKNKQFKILGVPAFRKERLTPAGYADRDFSWKNNHVLYVSRSPESELVEIKERPLPSIFEISDNQKQVTFPAKNEGDFAPQVHRRQFIWIRTDRAAANIIVAASKDMKEKQWIKNLTMASWYYEKWNWEEVFSLYRG; encoded by the coding sequence ATGAAAAAAATAGTACTACTAACTATTTTACTTGTTTCTGTTATTATTCCATTCCACTCGATAACATACGCAGATAATAGACATGATACTTTAAAAGCGGCATTTATCCGCGGTGATAATTTGTGGATGAAAAGTGGAAATGTGGAAAGAAAGCTTACACATGAGGGCTTTATAAGGTATCCAAAATGGTCACATGATGGGGAATGGGTTGCCTACTTAAAAGAACAAAGGAAAATGGACGGCTCCATCGATAATGGTGAACTATTTTTATACAATATCCCCTTGAACAAGCATATAAAAGTTACATCCAATGTAACGAGCAATTTCCAGTGGTCTCCACAGCAAAATAAACTTACCTTTCTTAAAAAGTCTGATCTATTTGTTGTTAATACAGCAGATCCAGCAAAGCCATTTCTTATCAATCACCTGGCAGATAAGGTTGAAAACTTTTCTTGGTATCCAAACGGGAAAGAACTATTGATATCCACTAAGGAAAGTCCAACGCTTCATACAGATATCCAGTTATCAAAACTCTCACTAGGAATGGACCGGCAAAAGCCAATTGTAAAGCCGGTTTTTACCATTCAAGTTGGAGCGAAAGATTACTATGTAAGCACCAGCCAGTTTAAATGGTCACACGACCGTAAGTGGATTAGTTTTTTATTAAATCCTACAGCTTCATTGTCAGCAGACAGTAATACTCTTTGTGTGCTTTCTGTGGATGGGCAGGTTTTTCAACGAATAGATGAAATGTTAAATCATGAAGAATGGCTACAATGGGCGCCAAACAGGAATGCTCTTGGCTATATTAGCGGGTTCGGCAGGGAAGTGTTGAAAAATAAACAATTCAAGATACTGGGTGTTCCGGCCTTCCGGAAGGAACGGTTAACTCCTGCGGGGTATGCAGATCGGGATTTTTCTTGGAAAAATAACCATGTATTATACGTTTCACGTTCGCCTGAGAGTGAATTAGTGGAGATCAAGGAACGGCCATTACCAAGCATATTCGAAATATCGGACAATCAAAAACAGGTAACCTTCCCTGCAAAAAATGAAGGTGACTTTGCCCCGCAAGTTCATCGCAGGCAGTTCATTTGGATTAGGACCGATAGGGCGGCTGCCAATATAATTGTAGCGGCAAGTAAAGATATGAAAGAAAAACAATGGATTAAAAACCTTACGATGGCAAGCTGGTATTATGAAAAGTGGAATTGGGAAGAGGTTTTTAGTTTATATAGGGGGTAA
- the purK gene encoding 5-(carboxyamino)imidazole ribonucleotide synthase: MINLDNKTILPGSTIGIIGGGQLGRMMALAAKAQGYRIAVLEPVSDSPCGQVADFEVIGSYDDREAIAKLAVMSDVITYEFENIDADTLSWLCGKAYVPQGPELLTITQDRIKEKAAIQQAGVQVAPYEVIESVEDLLLKIEWIGYPAVLKTARGGYDGKGQLVFKTEQDLSKAEVLLNHGRCVLEKWIPFEKEVSVIVTRKLDGETAFFPVAENIHEENILHTTIVPARIPDELREKAVREARQIADSLGLVGTLAVEMFVTSEGKIYINELAPRPHNSGHFSIEACETSQFEQHIRAICNLPLGSTELLKPAVMVNLLGEHLDCLFKEFQTIKGWKIHLYGKKEPKLKRKMGHVTILKDNVDEALWEIEESTIWRNS; this comes from the coding sequence GTGATCAACTTGGATAACAAGACGATATTACCTGGATCTACCATTGGTATTATTGGCGGCGGGCAACTAGGAAGAATGATGGCATTAGCGGCTAAGGCGCAAGGATACCGTATTGCAGTTTTAGAACCTGTTTCCGATTCCCCGTGCGGACAAGTGGCGGACTTCGAAGTAATCGGTTCTTATGATGATCGCGAGGCCATTGCAAAGCTCGCTGTAATGAGTGACGTGATTACCTATGAATTTGAAAACATTGATGCTGATACATTAAGCTGGCTTTGTGGTAAGGCCTATGTGCCACAAGGTCCCGAGCTATTAACCATAACGCAGGATCGGATCAAGGAAAAGGCGGCCATCCAGCAGGCAGGAGTACAAGTGGCGCCCTATGAGGTTATCGAAAGTGTTGAAGATTTACTTTTAAAAATAGAGTGGATTGGTTATCCTGCTGTACTGAAAACCGCAAGAGGCGGCTATGATGGCAAAGGTCAGTTGGTGTTTAAAACCGAGCAGGATCTATCTAAAGCAGAGGTGCTTCTGAACCATGGACGTTGTGTCCTGGAAAAATGGATACCGTTTGAAAAAGAAGTATCCGTCATTGTTACAAGAAAGCTAGATGGAGAAACGGCATTTTTTCCAGTAGCAGAAAACATTCATGAAGAAAATATTTTGCATACAACGATTGTTCCGGCCCGAATCCCAGATGAATTACGGGAAAAGGCGGTCCGAGAGGCGAGGCAGATTGCTGATTCGCTTGGGCTAGTCGGGACGTTGGCAGTCGAGATGTTTGTGACCAGTGAGGGTAAAATATATATCAACGAGCTGGCACCGAGGCCGCATAACTCAGGTCACTTTTCCATCGAGGCCTGCGAGACGTCACAGTTCGAACAGCATATCCGTGCAATTTGCAATTTACCATTAGGAAGCACGGAGCTATTAAAACCGGCGGTTATGGTCAATCTATTAGGAGAGCATCTTGACTGCTTATTTAAAGAGTTTCAGACAATTAAGGGCTGGAAGATTCATTTATACGGGAAAAAGGAACCAAAATTGAAAAGGAAGATGGGGCAT
- a CDS encoding NETI motif-containing protein → MSKKKVQFEVQENESIEECLNRMKQDGYSPVRRIEKPIFQEVKRGGETIYEPIGRQIVFEAMLVE, encoded by the coding sequence ATGAGTAAAAAGAAAGTGCAATTTGAAGTCCAAGAAAATGAAAGTATTGAGGAGTGCTTGAATAGAATGAAGCAAGATGGGTACTCCCCTGTCCGCCGAATAGAAAAGCCTATTTTTCAAGAAGTAAAAAGGGGTGGAGAGACTATTTATGAACCAATTGGCCGCCAAATCGTCTTTGAGGCAATGTTGGTTGAGTAA